From the genome of Arthrobacter sp. SLBN-122:
CATCATGACTCTCTCGCCCACCCCCGCCGACAAATTCACTTTTGGCCTCTGGACCGTCGGCTGGACCGGCGCCGATCCGTTCGGCGTCGCCACCCGCTCCCCCCTTGACCCGGTGGAAGCCGTCCACCACCTGGCGGAACTCGGTGCCTACGGCATCACCTTCCACGACAACGACCTGGTGCCGTTCGATGCCTCTGCTTCAGAGCGGGACCTGATCCTCAAGAACTTCCGGGCAGCGCTGGCAGAAACCGGGCTCAAAGTTCCGATGGTCACCACCAACCTCTTCAGCCACCCGGTCTTCAAGGACGGCGGCTTCACCTCCAACGACCGGTCAATCCGCCGCTTCGCCCTGTCCAAGGTCCTGCGCAATATCGACCTGGCCGCCGAACTCGGCGCCGAAACCTTTGTGATGTGGGGCGGCCGGGAAGGCAGCGAATACGACGGCTCCAAGGACCTCGCCGCCGCCCTGGACCGCATGAAGGAAGGCGTGGACACCGCCGCCGGCTACATCAAGGACAAGGGCTACAACCTGCGGATTGCCCTCGAGCCCAAGCCGAACGAGCCCCGCGGCGACATCTTCCTGCCCACCGTGGGCCACGGCCTGGCCTTCATTGCCCAGCTGGAGCACGGCGACATCGTGGGCCTGAACCCCGAAACCGGGCACGAGCAGATGGCCGGACTGAACTTCACCCACGGCATCGCCCAGGCCCTGTGGGCAGGCAAGCTCTTCCACATCGACCTCAACGGTCAGCGCGGAATCAAGTACGACCAGGACCTCGTCTTCGGCCACGGCGACCTGACCAGCGCCTTCTTCACCGTCGACCTCCTCGAGAACGGCTTCCCCGGCGGCGGCCCCAAGTACGACGGCCCCCGTCACTTCGACTACAAGCCCTCGCGCACCGACGGCTACGACGGCGTCTGGGAATCCGCGAAGTCCAACATGGCCATG
Proteins encoded in this window:
- the xylA gene encoding xylose isomerase → MTLSPTPADKFTFGLWTVGWTGADPFGVATRSPLDPVEAVHHLAELGAYGITFHDNDLVPFDASASERDLILKNFRAALAETGLKVPMVTTNLFSHPVFKDGGFTSNDRSIRRFALSKVLRNIDLAAELGAETFVMWGGREGSEYDGSKDLAAALDRMKEGVDTAAGYIKDKGYNLRIALEPKPNEPRGDIFLPTVGHGLAFIAQLEHGDIVGLNPETGHEQMAGLNFTHGIAQALWAGKLFHIDLNGQRGIKYDQDLVFGHGDLTSAFFTVDLLENGFPGGGPKYDGPRHFDYKPSRTDGYDGVWESAKSNMAMYLLLKERALAFRADPQVQEALTASGVFELGEPTLSAGETTADLLGDTTAFEDFDADKAAERSFAFVRLNQLAIEHLLGAR